A window of Cyanobacteriota bacterium genomic DNA:
GATTGACGGCAGTGTTCATGCTGGCCCCAATGCTGTTCTGAGCCTGAAACGAGAAGGTTATACCAAAACTGATGTAGACCTGAGAGATCTACTAGATGTGATCACCTATCCTGCCTTTTGGAAATTAGCTGCTAGGCACTACGATGAGGGCGTTCAGGAGATAATTCGCTCGTTTAGCAAGGCGGCCTTTGTGCGTAGTCTGCAACGCCTGATTCCTGAGGTGCAGATGGCTGATGTTGTGCCAACCCATGCAGGGGTGCGCGCCCAAGCTCTCTACGAAGACGGTAATCTGGTCGATGACTTTTTAATCGTCAGAGGTCAACGCTCACTGCATGTTTGCAATGCACCGTCTCCAGCCGCGACATCATCCTTGGAAATTGGGCGTGCGATCGTTGATCAGATTCCTGAACTCACCTAACTCTGTAAATTCTCAAAAAGTTTATAGACTATTGGTGCGCGATCGAGTATTAATTCTGAATAGGTGGCAGAAAATGTTAGCTCTGCATACATAAGTGAGCGTATTGCAGGTAATCACATGAAAGCAGTTATCTTGGCGGGTGGACTGGGTACACGCCTGAGTGAAGAGACAACCATTAGGCCCAAGCCAATGGTTGAGGTTGGTGGTCGTCCAATTCTATGGCATGTTATGAAAATCTATTCTGCCCATGGTGTGAACGACTTCATCATCTGTTGTGGTTACAAAGGCTACGTTATTAAGGAATATTTCAACAACTACTTTCTGCACCTATCCGATGTCATCTTCGACATGCAACTGAACCAGCGTACCTTCATTTCTGGTAAGGCTGAGCCTTGGCGAGTGACGGTGGTAGATACGGGAGACAACACCATGACCGGTGGTCGTCTCAAGCGTGTGCGTGAGTACATCGGCAAAGAAACCTTTTGTATGACCTACGGCGACGGGGTTGGCAGCGTCAATATATCTGAGGCGATCGCCTTTCACAAAGCCCAGAAACGCCTTGCGA
This region includes:
- the rfbF gene encoding glucose-1-phosphate cytidylyltransferase — its product is MKAVILAGGLGTRLSEETTIRPKPMVEVGGRPILWHVMKIYSAHGVNDFIICCGYKGYVIKEYFNNYFLHLSDVIFDMQLNQRTFISGKAEPWRVTVVDTGDNTMTGGRLKRVREYIGKETFCMTYGDGVGSVNISEAIAFHKAQKRLATMTAVQPPGRFGAVVLGEEDTQITSFHEKPSGDGAWINGGFFVLEPEVIDYIADDSTVWEQDPLRKLASDGQLSAFKHEGFWQPMDTLRDKNLLENLWASGNPPWKVW